The genomic region CATGTCGTCCCAGAATGTCGTCCCTAAAAAAATGGTCAAACTTCTTATGAAAAACTACCCACATTTTTGTCCTTTAGTGTATTTTTGGGGACGCCTCTTTGTCGTCCCCAACTATCACTTTTCTTGTAGTGCTAAAGTCGGACTTTTCTTGTAGTGCTAAAGCCGGATTGAATAGGATGATTATCCATCAGAACAAATCAAATGTTAATTGTCATTTCAACACTAAAACCATCACCACTTTTTTATGTTCTACGGAGTAACTTAGACTTTGCACCTCTACTCATCGTGGCAAAAGTTTAAAGAGATATATGTACAAATTGTACATGACAGACCACGTGCAATATAATATAAATGAAATTAAAAATTGAATCGGCCACTAACGCGATAACTAAAATTAAAATAGTCTAAAAAAACCTCAATGTTCAGTTACGTTCAACTACTCAACACCAATCACGTCCATAAAACGAATTTGAATTCATTAGTCAAACTATTACAGATATGATCAACATTAAACCAAAACAAAACCAAATACAACTTGTACCCATTTGAGCAAATAAACCTAGCTACATATTGATTTCGATCAAACAATTTAGCTTGCCATAtgttgtttaaaaaaaattaattttatgaTCAAACACGTAAAAGTAGCAAGTCCAAAAAGGCAGCAATGGGGACAACAGCATGAAGCACAAAATGTTTTCCTAGAACGTTGAATCTTGAAGAATGACTCTTTATAAGGGCGGCAAGTGGCTGTTGTGATAGAGGGCTGAGATGTGTCGAGTGACTATTTGAAGGGGCGGCAAGCCGGCAACTGGCGGTGGTGGTGGAAGGCTGATATCTGAAGTTTGACTCTTTAAAGGAGCGGcaattggtggtggtggtgttagAGTGCTGAGACCTGAAAAGTTACTTTTTGAAGGGGCGGCATGTGGCGGTCGTGGTAGAGGGCTGAGATGTATGTGCAGTTTCATGCCTCTTAAGCATGACCTTTTGCTACTAATGAAGTAGCGATCGTGGGTCACGTTTAGTTCGACTACGTCTCTTCCAAATCCTCTCGTGTAATTGTGCAATGGATGCTCGCCATTGCACGTTTTGTAGTTGGTTTTGCTCACTTCTAGTACGCAGTCCTGGTCTCTGTCATACACGAAAACTACAAACATACAAACTACAATTAGGACAAAAGAAACATCAAATATCCAAATTAACTTATAATATGTAAGTGGGTGGGTTGATATTGTGATTGAATATTTGAATCCAAGCTTCTTAGTTCAAATTTACACAAAAAATTGCTTCATATCTCTAAAATACATACATAGTAGCGTTTCACTGTCACACCTTCTAAAAATGAGGTGATGTAAGAATCAACCACAAAATATTTAACCTTTAAAAGATGTCTAATAATAATTCTAGATAAAGGATCTCAGGTAAACTGATAAATGTTTATAAACGATCACAAGGTACAAACTAATACAAACACACACTAATGTATCACACCTTCTATATGAAACTATAACATGATTATCAAAACGTCGATTAGTGGTAGCAATATAACTCATCAATCTTAAGATTATGAGTTCCGTACATGTAATGGACTATTTTGTAATGGTTTAACCGAAAACAGAATTTATAACCAAATTCAACTAATAAAGAGTAATATATAAAATTCTTAATTTAAATATTCAAATCCAAAGACAATATAACATCGATTTGTTATGATTAATTTGGTTTAATTATATCTTTTTTCATTTTCTATTTGTTTGATCGAAAAGAACCAAATTTTATTTTTGATTCGGTTTCAGTTATGAAGTTGAATTCGCTTTCAATTTtgatattaaaattttcaaaaacaAACAAaatcaagaaaatcatccaaacCGATGAACACCCTTACTTCAAATTAAATAGAACAAAAACATAAAgttatacaaatacaaatatatatacatatgcaaacataattaaaataaataaatacttacaaaGCCAGTCACCGAAGTAAAATGTTTGATTTCCAGTCCAAAGAGTGTAGTTAACATATGAAGTCCAGCCCATATTACCGCCCGTAATAAACCGTATACCGTAGACATCCGGGAACATTTCCACTAATGCGGCGCAGAATGCTAACGCCACCGTCACTGTCCATTTACTGCTGTTGTAGTTCCGCCTCATTTTTGGAGTGAGTGAGTAAATCAAATGAATTTAGAGGTTTTATTTCTTGAATTCTGGTTAACTGATAAACTATAGTATGTTGGAAGTTTTGCAAATATGATACAGCACCAATTATATGCTGTTTGTATCAATTGGTTTTACTTTGATCACAATACAATTAATATATACAAATCTAGTACTACTATGTTTCTATCCCAATAACCAAGCATGCTTGTTTGAGTGGCCACTGAGTTGCCCGATGAAACACATCACCCGGGTTTGAATCTTTGCAAAGCCATTCGTTCAAAAAAGGAGTGTGACCACAGGGAGCGCCTTATGCGCAATTCACCCAGTATCAGGTCTCGCGCtcaggggcttgattacccgaggtttactCTTCATGGGAGAGTCAGTGTACTCGTTTATTAGGGAGTTTTCTCGGTAATCCAAAAATctcaatttctttaatataaattATTTGCCTTTTGAAGTTCAATAAATCAGTTTATTCGATGTATTGCCAATTGTTGGTGTTAGCACAtgaataaaatttaaaattaataaacCAAGAGAAGTCAACTAGAACAACTAATCAAAAACTAATTATCAATTTGCTAAAAGTATTAGGCAAAAccttttttttttaacagcaaaaTTTATGAAAAGCCAAACCTCCCTAACGGTTAGGAGCTAGGGAGGAAAACCAACAATAGTTACAAGTTGCAACAGCTTTATAAGCCAATCaacctgaaatgtcctgttcttattaattaaaaacgttccatattaattgatttcgttgcgaggttttgacctctatatgagacgtttttcaaagactgcattcatttttaaaacaaaccataacctttatttcatagataaaggttttaaaaagctttacgtagattatcaaataatgataatctaaaatatcctgtttacacacgaccattacataatgatttacaatacaaatatgttacaacaaaataagtttcttgaatgcagtttttacacaatatcatacaagcatggactccaaatctcgtccttatttaagtatgcgacagcggaagctcttaataatcacctgagaataaacatgcttaaaacgtcaacaaaaatgttggtgagttataggtttaacctatatatatcaaatcataataatagaccacaagatttcatatttcaatacacatcccatacatagagataaaaatcattcatatggtgaacacctggtaaccgacattaacaagatgcatatataagaatatccccatcattccgggacacccttcggatatgatataaatttcgaagtactaaagcatccggtactttggatggggtttgttaggcccaatagatctatctttaggattcgcgttaattagggtgtctgttccctaattcttagattaccagacttaataaaaaggggcatattcgatttcgataattcaaccatagaatgtagtttcacgtacttgtgtctattttgtaaatcatttataaaacctgcatgtattctcatcccaaaaatattagattttaaaagtgggactataactcactttcacaaatttttacttcgtcgggaagtaagacttgatcactggttgattcacgaacctataacaatatatacatatatatcaaagtatgttcaaaatatatttacaacacttttaatatattttgatgttttaagtttactaagtcagctgtcctcgttagtaacctacaactagttgtccacagttagatgtacagaaataaatcgataaatattatcttgaatcaatccacgacccagtgtatacgtatctcagtattgatcacaactcaaactatatatattttggaatcaacttcaaccctgtatagctaactccaacattcacatatagagtgtctatggttgttccgaaatatatatagatgtgtcgacatgataggtcaaaacattgtatacgtgtctatggtatctcaagattacataatatataatacaagttgattaagttatggttgcaatagatttgttatcaattttcacgttgctaaaatgagaaaaattatccaatcttgttttacccataacttcttcattttaaatccgttttgagtgaatcaaattgctatgatttcatattgaactctattttatgaatctaaacagaaaaagtataggtttatagtcggaaaaataagttacaagtcatttttgtaaaggtagtcatttcagtcgaaagaacgacgtctagatgaccattttagaaaacatacttccactttgagtttaatcataatttttggatatagtttcatgttcataataaaaatcattttctcagaataacaacttttaaatcaaagtttatcatagtttttaattaactaacccaaaacagcccgcggtgttactacgacggcgtaaattcggttttacggtgtttttcgtgtttccaggttttaaatcattaagttagcatatcatatagatatagaacatgtgtttagttgattttaaaagtcaagttagaaggattaacttttgtttgcgaacaagtttagaattaactaaactatgttctagtgattacaagtttaaaccttcgaataagatagctttatatgtatgaatcgaatgatgttatgaacatcattactaccttaagttccttggataaacctactgaaaaatagaaaaatggatctagcttcaacggatccttggatggctcgaagttcttgaagcagaatcatgacacgaaaacaagttcaagtaagatcatcacttgaaataagattgttacagctatagaaattgaaccaaagtttgaatatgattattaccttgtattagaatgataacctactgtaagaaacaaagatttcttgaggttggatgatcaccttacaagattgaaagtgagctagcaaacttgaaagtattcttgattttatgtaactagaacttgtagaatatatgaagaacacttagaacttgaagatagaacttgagagagatcaattagatgaagaaaattgaagaatgaaagtgtttgtaggtgtttttggtcattggtgtatggattagatataaaggatatgtaattttgttttcatgtaaataagtcatgaatgattactcatatttttgtaattttatgagatatttcatgctagttgccaaatgatggttcccacatgtgttaggtgactcacatgggctgctaagagctgatcattggagtgtatataccaatagtacatacatctaaaagctgtgtattgtacgagtacgaatacgggtgcatacgagtagaattgttgatgaaactgaacgaggatgtaattgtaagcatttttgttaagtagaagtattttgataagtgtattgaagtctttcaaaagtgtataaatacatattaaaacactacatgtatatacattttaactgagtcgttaagtcatcgttagtcattacatgtaagtgttgttttgaaacctttaggttaacgatcttgttaaatgttgttaacccaatatttataatatcaaatgagattttaaattattatattatcatgatattatcatgtatgaatatctcttaatatgatatatatacattaaatgtctttacaacgataatcgttacatatatgtctcgtttaaaaatcattaagttagtagtcttgtttttacatatgtagttcattgttaatatacttaatgatatgtttacttatcatagtatcatgttaactatatatataaatccatatatatgtcatcatatagtttttacaagttttaacgttcgtgaatcaccggtcaacttgggtggtcaattgtctatatgaaacatatttcaattaatcaagtcttaacaagtttgattgcttaacatgttggaaacatttaatcatgtaaatatcaatctcaattaatatatataaacatggaaaagttcgggtcactacagtacctacccgttaaataaatttcgtcccgaaattttaagctgttgaaggtgttgacgaatcttctgaaaatagatgcgggtatttcttcttcatctaatcttcacgctcccaggtgaactcgggtcctctacgagcattccatcgaaccttaacaattggtatcttgttttgcttaagtcttttaacctcacgatccattatttcgacgggttcttcgatgaattgaagtttttcgttgatttggatttcatctaacggaatagtgagatcttctttagcaaagcatttcttcaaattcgagacgtggaaagtgttatgtacagccgcgagttgttgaggtaactcaagtcggtaaactactggtccgacacgatcaataatcttgaatggtccaatataccttggatttaatttccctcgtttaccaaatcgaacaacacctttccaaggtgcaactttaagcatgaccatctctccaatttcaaattctatatcttttcttttaatgtcagcgtagctcttttgtcgactttgggcggttttcaaccgttgttgaatttggatgatcttctcggtagtttcttatataatctccggatccgtaatctgtctatcccccacttcactccaacaaatcggagacctgcactttctaccataaagtgcttcaaacggcaccatctcaatgcttgaatggtagctgttgttgtaggaaaattctgctaacggtagatgtcgatcccaactgtttccgaaatcaataacacatgctcgtagcatgtcttcaagcgtttgtatcgtcctttcgctctgcccatcagtttgtggatgataggcagtactcatgtctagacgagttcctaatgcttgctgtaatgtctgccagaatcttgaaataaatctgccatccctatcagagataatagagattggtattccatgtctggagatgacttccttcaaatacagtcgtgctaacttctccatcttgtcgtcttctcttattggcaggaagtgtgctgatttggtgagacgatcaactattacccaaatagtatcaaatccacttgcagtccttggcaatttagtgatgaaatccatggtaatgttttcccatttccattccgggatttcgggttgttgaagtagacctgatggtttctgatgctcagctttgaccttagaacacgtcaaacattctcctacgtatttagcaacatcggctttcatacccggccaccaaaaatgttttcttgagatccttgtacatcttccccgttccaggatgtattcagtatctggttttatgagcttctctaagtaccatttctctcatatctccaaattttggtacccaaatcctttcagtcctataccgggttccatcttcccgaatattaagatgcttctccaatcctttgagtagttcatcctttaaatttctcttttttaaaaatccttgttgcgcctcctttatttgagtagtaaggttattatgaatcattatattcatagattttactcgaatgggttctctgtccttcctgctcaaggcatcggctaccacatttgccttccccgggtggtaacgaatatcaaagttgtaatcattcaataattcaatccacctacgctgcctcatattcagttgtttctgattaaatatgtgttgaagagttttgtggtcggtatatataatacttttgaccccatataagtagtgcctccaagtctttaaggcaaaaacaaccgcgcctaattccaaatcatgcgtcgtataattttgttcgtgaatcttcaattgtctagacgcataagcaatcaccttcgttcgttgcattaatacacaaccgagaccttgctttgatgcgtcacaataaatcacaaaatcatcattcccttcaggcaatgacaatataggtgccgtagttagctttttcttcaataactgaaacgctttctcttgttcatcattccattcaaatttcttccctttatgcgttaatgcagtcaagggttttgctattctggaaaagtcttggatgaaccttctgtagtaaccagctagtcctaaaaactggcgtatgtgtttcggagttttcggagtttcccacttttcaacagtttctatctttgccggatccaccttaataccttctttgttcactatgtgaccgaggaattgaacttcttccaaccaaaatgcacactttgaaaacttagcgtacaattcttccttcctcaatacttctaacacctttctcaaatgttcaccgtgttcttggtcattctttgagtaaataagtatgtcatcaatgaaaacaatgaaaaacttgtcaaggtatggtccacacactcggttcataaggtccatgaacacagctggtgcattagttaaaccaaacggcatgaccataaactcgtaatgaccgtaacgtgttctgaaagcagtctttggaatatcatcttctttcacccgcatttgatgatacccggaacgtaagtcaatctttgaataaacagacgagccttgtagttgatcaaataagtcgtcgattctcggtagtgggtagcggttcttgatggtaagtttgttcaactctcggtagtcgatacacaacctgaatataccatctttcttcttgacaaacaaaacaggagctccccacggtgatgtacttggtcgaatgaaaccatgctctaaaagttcttgtaattggctttgcagttctttcatctcactgggtgcgagtctgtaaggagcacgagctattggtgcagctcctggtacaagatctatttgaaattcaacggatcgatgtgggggtaatcccggtaattctttcggaaatacatcgggaaattcttttgcaatgggaacatcattgatgctcttttcttcagtttgtactttctcggcgtatgctagaacagcatagcaaccttttcttattagtttttgtgccttcaaattactaataagatgtagcttcgtgttgcccttttctccgtacaccattaagggttttcctttttctcgtataatgcgaattgcatttttgtaacaaacgatctctgctttcacttctttcaaccagtccataccgattatcacatcaaaactccctaactctactggtatcaaatcaatcttaaatatttcgctaaccagtttaatttctcgattccgacatatattatctgctgaaattaatttaccatttgctaattcgagtaaaaatttactatccaaaggcgtcaatggacaacttaatttagcacaaaaatctctattcatatagcttctatccgcacccgaatcaaataaaacgtaagcaggtttattgtcaataagaaacgtacccgtaacaagctccgggtcttcctgtgcctctgccgcattaatattgaaaactcttccgcggccttgtccattcgtgttctcctggttcgggcaatttctaataatgtggcccggttttccatatttataacaaactacattggcataacttgctccgacactacttgctccgccattactcgttccgacaccatttgttcctttcgttctattaacccctggtccgtagacctcacacttcgccgcgctatgaccatttattttacacttgttgcaaaatttggtgcagaaccccgagtgatacttttcacacctttggcataactgcttctgattgttgttgttgttgcggttattattgttgttgggatgattgttgtagttgatgttgttgttgttgttgttgttgttgttgttgttgttgggccgtttattgtagttgcgattgatgttgcgattgttgggataattgttgcgattattgttgtaattgctgttgttgttgtattggtgattcttatcaccgttttcctcccactttcttttgacttgcttcacattggcctctccagcag from Rutidosis leptorrhynchoides isolate AG116_Rl617_1_P2 chromosome 9, CSIRO_AGI_Rlap_v1, whole genome shotgun sequence harbors:
- the LOC139868679 gene encoding early nodulin-like protein 17 → MRRNYNSSKWTVTVALAFCAALVEMFPDVYGIRFITGGNMGWTSYVNYTLWTGNQTFYFGDWLFFVYDRDQDCVLEVSKTNYKTCNGEHPLHNYTRGFGRDVVELNVTHDRYFISSKRSCLRGMKLHIHLSPLPRPPHAAPSKSNFSGLSTLTPPPPIAAPLKSQTSDISLPPPPPVAGLPPLQIVTRHISALYHNSHLPPL